Proteins encoded in a region of the Vicia villosa cultivar HV-30 ecotype Madison, WI linkage group LG5, Vvil1.0, whole genome shotgun sequence genome:
- the LOC131607014 gene encoding spindle and kinetochore-associated protein 1 homolog: MNSSNPKNAGSSLDALMTSFNARILELQQLVIARNMYPASSIPDLSDVDAAVSALELQVQTIKDSFRNEMEAIPKAKKCIDACMQQQKKLQNMSLYIPSQMADKTTLSNSETSRVLFPEFSGLDSGSFEASKLDVEPVALPKEKKGRGPPPTWYVTGSELDSLSSYMRGRLTLEKVNAAITDMASYAEANTQLIAAPKKKLAENLWEKALEIRDIATMEGIKGKHFFLEADIKGPALKLDNTGKAILTVLRHLGRFNETRVGHHRVFILHKPH, translated from the exons ATGAATTCGTCGAACCCGAAGAACGCTGGTTCATCACTGGATGCATTGATGACTTCCTTCAATGCTCGCATTCTAGAGCTTCAACAACTCGTAATCGCTAGAAACA TGTATCCAGCGAGCAGTATTCCAGATCTTTCGGATGTTGATGCTGCTGTGAGTGCTTTGGAGCTTCAGGTGCAAACCATTAAGGACTCCTTTCGCAATGAGATGGAAGCTATTCCTAAAGCAAAG AAATGTATCGATGCATGCATGCAGCAGCAAAAGAAACTGCAGAATATGTCTCTTTACATTCCTTCCCAAATGGCTGATAAAACTACACTGTCAAATTCAGAAACCAGTAGAGT TTTGTTTCCTGAATTTTCTGGACTAGACTCTGGATCATTTGAGGCTTCAAAACTTGATGTGGAGCCTGTTGCATTGCCTAAG GAGAAAAAAGGCCGTGGTCCCCCACCAACATGGTATGTCACCGGAAGTGAACTAGATTCCTTGTCATC ATATATGAGGGGTAGACTTACTTTAGAGAAGGTGAATGCAGCAATCACAGATATGGCGTCTTATGCGGAAGCTAATACTCAGCTTATCGCAGCTCCCAAAAAGAAG TTGGCAGAAAATCTTTGGGAAAAAGCTCTG GAAATAAGAGATATTGCAACAATGGAAGGGATTAAAGGAAAACACTTTTTCCTTGAAGCTGATATAAAAGGTCCAGCACTTAAACTTGACAACACTGGAAAGGCAATATTGACA GTTCTTCGACACCTTGGCCGTTTTAATGAGACTCGTGTTGGGCATCATCGTGTTTTCATTCTACATAAGCCTCATTAG
- the LOC131601979 gene encoding glycine-rich RNA-binding protein 2, mitochondrial-like, protein MRTATTIANNITLLLQCSPLPLPQLFLRVRHHSSTKLFVAGLSYNTNETVLRDTFEQHGEIIEVKVICDHKTGESKEYGFVRFNSETAAATARKELHGKIVDGRRIRVGYAHKG, encoded by the exons ATGCGCACAGCCACCACGATAGCGAATAACATAACTCTTCTTCTCCAATGTTCACCCTTACCCTTACCTCAATTGTTCCTACGCGTGCGCCATCATTCATCTACCAAATTGTTCGTCGCAG GGCTTTCGTATAACACAAATGAAACGGTCCTAAGAGACACATTTGAACAACATGGGGAAATCATTGAAG TTAAAGTAATATGTGACCACAAAACTGGGGAGTCAAAAGAGTATGGATTTGTTAGGTTCAATTCTGAAACTGCAGCTGCCACGGCTCGCAAAGAATTGCACGGAAAA ATAGTGGACGGCAGAAGAATTCGAGTGGGTTATGCGCACAAAGGGTGA
- the LOC131601978 gene encoding uncharacterized protein LOC131601978 yields MSETNSPPRTSGYLDALSQAIHKKLQRALASSSQRRNLLQELFADIALEVDDRAKDVIFHKEEDIISPANDVIDGPLCFYDVLADYFVSVPESGKPVLDLIVQLWSQSFASHIFSLLFHKWMFEVHLDNPEVLLRYSSALVQGATNVFWIDIQTNTKRFQSIFRYLLDDVALHHSRLNKIPLQAQRDMYLLLSRFILFYNSAGKIDSFLKQCPVFQTAFLVGSPADIFVNELTDQLQKLKVEPVLLHYLSEIKVLQGLELRMTTSTRLKTCLYSFTSPGGPMYPTRAVRHAAWEALDFLFPVGQYPRHLISLFFRLLYPWYWPSSCWNFVVSCIRAIFYSLLGLLFSTWEKFAKPKTQ; encoded by the exons ATGTCCGAAACCAATTCGCCACCTCGAACCTCCGGTTATCTCGATGCTCTCTCTCAAGCGATCCACAAGAAGCTTCAGAGG GCGCTGGCTAGTTCCTCGCAGAGGCGTAATTTGTTGCAGGAGCTCTTTGCTGATATTGCTTTAGAGGTTGATGATCGAGCCAAAG ATGTAATTTTCCACAAGGAAGAAGATATCATTTCTCCCGCAAATGACGTCATTGATGGTCCGCTGTGTTTCTATGATGTGCTTGCTGATTACTTTGTAAGTGTGCCTGAAAGTGGGAAGCCCGTCCTTGACTTGATTGTCCAACTTTGGAGCCAGTCATTTGCTTCGCATATTTTTAGCCTCTTGTTTCACAAATGG ATGTTTGAAGTTCATCTTGATAATCCAGAAGTGCTCCTTCGGTATTCATCTGCCCTGGTTCAAGGTGCCACAAATGTTTTCTG GATCGACATTCAGACAAATACAAAGCGTTTCCAGTCTATATTCCGA TACCTCTTGGATGATGTTGCATTACACCACAGTAGATTGAATAAGATTCCTCTTCAG GCTCAGCGAGATATGTATCTTTTGCTCTCAAGGTTCATTCTATTTTACAATTCAG CTGGCAAAATCGACAGCTTCTTGAAACAATGCCCTGTTTTTCAAACTGCCTTCTTAGTTGGCAGTCCTGCAGATATATTTGTGAATGAACTCACGGATCAG CTTCAAAAGCTTAAGGTGGAACCTGTCCTGCTGCATTATCTTTCAGAAATCAAGGTCCTTCAGG GTTTGGAATTGAGAATGACGACAAGTACGAGATTGAAAACTTGTTTGTATAGTTTTACTTCTCCTGGTGGTCCAATGTACCCAACCAGAGCTGTTCGTCATGCTGCCTGGGAAGCACTAGATTTTCTTTTTCCG GTTGGGCAATACCCTCGGCATCTCATAAGTCTGTTCTTCAGGTTGCTTTATCCATGGTATTGGCCATCCTCTTGTTGGAACTTTGTGGTTTCGTGCATTCGGGCTATCTTTTACTCCTTACTGGGGTTATTATTTTCTACGTGGGAAAAATTTGCCAAGCCAAAAACCCAATAA
- the LOC131601982 gene encoding UDP-glucuronic acid decarboxylase 5, producing the protein MAANSSNGDHQTTAKQPPLPSPLRFSKFFQSNMRILVTGGAGFIGSHLVDRLMENEKNEVIVADNYFTGSKDNLKKWIGHPRFELIRHDVTEPLMLEVDQIYHLACPASPIFYKYNPVKTIKTNVIGTLNMLGLAKRVGARILLTSTSEVYGDPLEHPQPETYWGNVNPIGVRSCYDEGKRVAETLMFDYHRQHGIEIRVARIFNTYGPRMNIDDGRVVSNFIAQALRGESLTVQSPGTQTRSFCYVSDLVDGLIRLMGGSDTGPINLGNPGEFTMLELAETVKELINPNVEIKIVENTPDDPRQRKPDITKAQELLGWEPKVKLSEGLPLMEGDFRLRLGVEKNI; encoded by the exons ATGGCTGCGAATTCGTCTAAtggagatcatcaaacaacagCTAAGCAACCTCCATTGCCATCTCCCTTGCGTTTCTCCAAGTTCTTTCAG TCTAACATGAGAATCTTGGTTACTGGAGGAGCTGGGTTCATTGGTTCTCACCTTGTCGATAGATTGAtggaaaatgaaaagaatgag GTCATTGTTGCTGATAACTACTTCACTGGATCAAAGGACAACCTCAAAAAATGGATTGGTCACCCAAGATTTGAGCTTATCCGTCATG ATGTCACTGAGCCTTTGATGCTTGAGGTGGATCAGATCTACCATCTTGCATGTCCCGCATCGCCTATTTTCTACAAATATAATCCCGTGAAG ACAATCAAGACAAATGTGATAGGCACTCTGAACATGCTTGGGCTTGCAAAACGAGTTGGAGCAAG gattttgcttACATCAACTTCCGAGGTATATGGGGATCCTCTTGAGCATCCTCAACCTGAAACCTATTGGGGCAATGTTAACCCTATTG GAGTTCGTAGCTGCTATGATGAGGGGAAACGTGTGGCTGAGACTTTGATGTTTGATTATCATAGACAGCATGGAATAG AAATACGAGTTGCAAGAATCTTCAACACATATGGGCCGCGCATGAATATCGATGATGGACGTGTTGTCAGCAACTTCATTGCTCAAGCGTTGCG TGGTGAATCCTTGACAGTCCAATCTCCAGGAACGCAAACTCGCAGTTTCTGCTATGTCTCTGACCTG GTTGATGGCCTTATCCGTCTCATGGGAGGATCAGACACCGGTCCAATCAATCTTGGAAACCCGG GTGAATTCACTATGCTTGAACTTGCTGAGACAGTGAAGGAG CTTATTAATCCAAATGTGGAGATAAAGATAGTGGAAAACACTCCTGATGATCCAAGACAGAGAAAACCAGACATAACCAAAGCACAGGAATTGCTTGGCTGGGAACCAAAGGTCAAGCTGAGCGAAGGTCTTCCTCTTATGGAAGGAGATTTCCGTTTGAGGCTTGGAGTTGAGAAGAACATCTAA
- the LOC131601977 gene encoding THO complex subunit 4A-like produces the protein MSAALDMTLDDIIKNNKKSGSGNSRGRSRPAPGPGPARRAPNRISNRSTPYSASKAPETTWQHDLYGDQHAAAGFPAQGGRAPSIETGTKLYISNLEYGVSNDDIKELFSEVGDLKRHGVHYDRSGRSKGTAEVVFSRRQDAVAAVKRYNNVQLDGKPMKIEIVGTNISTPGAAPALNAAIGNFNGIPSSGQGRVGDFRGQGGRGQGIRRNRGRGRGSGGGRGGGRGAGRGRGRDEKVSAEDLDAELEKYHAEAMQIN, from the exons ATGTCTGCAGCTCTTGATATGACACTCGACGACATCATCAAGAACAACAAAAAATCTGGATCCGGAAACTCCAGAGGCCGATCCAGACCAGCACCGGGTCCTGGACCCGCTCGCCGGGCTCCTAACCGTATCTCCAACCGTTCCACACCGTACTCCGCCTCTAAG GCGCCAGAGACGACGTGGCAACATGATTTGTATGGAGATCAGCATGCGGCTGCGGGTTTTCCCGCTCAAGGTGGTCGTGCACCTTCCATAGAAACTGGAACCAAGCTCTATATCTCTAATTTGGAATACGGCGTTTCCAATGATGATATTAAG GAATTGTTTTCTGAAGTTGGTGACTTGAAACGACACGGCGTTCATTACGACAGGAGTGGCAGATCAAAG GGTACTGCAGAAGTAGTCTTCTCACGGCGACAGGATGCTGTTGCTGCTGTAAAGAGATACAACAATGTTCAACTAGATGGGAAACCAATGAAGATAGAGATTGTCGGAACAAACATTTCTACACCTGGCGCAGCTCCTGCTTTAAATGCCGCTATTGGAAATTTTAATGGAATTCCCTCAAG CGGTCAAGGAAGAGTTGGAGATTTTCGAGGGCAGGGAGGAAGAGGTCAAGGCATTCGAAGAAATCGAGGACGTGGAAGAGGTAGCGGTGGAGGTCGTGGTGGTGGTCGCGGTGCCGGACGCGGTAGAGGTCGCGATGAAAAGGTATCTGCAGAAGATCTTGATGCTGAGCTGGAGAAGTATCATGCAGAGGCCATGCAAATAAATTAA